In Odocoileus virginianus isolate 20LAN1187 ecotype Illinois chromosome 5, Ovbor_1.2, whole genome shotgun sequence, a single window of DNA contains:
- the FCRL1 gene encoding Fc receptor-like protein 1 isoform X2 translates to MLLRLLLLICELLLIVSPSPPIEGKTMTLTCKTQPPPQKLDAKLQFRFYRDGRSLGLNWNSLPEFRIPAVRKADSGSYWCEAKITSIKVKLSRRVQIAVHRVPVGNVSLEIQPPGGHLMEGEKLVLVCLVTGGTGDIIFYWFRGARGLSLKTKTQRSLIATCEIPAVRESDSDQYYCAADNGYGPSLSELVSITVRIPVSRPVLTLRAPGAQLVVGHMVELHCEAQRGSPPILYQFYHENVTLGNSSASFGGGVSFNLSLTAEDSGNYYCEANNGQVAQRSEVVPLNIKVHMEDRNEVLTSGIIELLLGILAPTTLAILFCCWLKRKIGRCTAKDAVRSIPNPVPQESNYLNSQAPEQLHPDYENVNIVSGDEVYSLVYCVQQEQPSAAESPPGIHPGDKDPSAIYSRLKKADLTDMDYDDVM, encoded by the exons ATGCTGCTGAGGCTCCTGCTGTTGATCTGTG AACTGTTACTGATAGTCAGCCCCTCTCCGCCCATAGAGGGGAAAACAATGACCCTGACTTGTAAGACCCAGCCCCCTCCACAGAAGTTGGATGCCAAGCTCCAGTTCCGCTTCTACAGAGATGGTCGGTCCCTAGGGCTGAACTGGAATAGCCTCCCAGAATTCCGGATTCCTGCCGTGCGGAAGGCAGACTCAGGGTCCTACTGGTGTGAAGCAAAGATAACATCTATCAAAGTCAAATTGAGCCGAAGAGTCCAGATAGCAGTTCACA GAGTCCCTGTCGGTAACGTGAGCTTGGAGATACAACCTCCAGGTGGACACCTGATGGAGGGAGAGAAGCTGGTTCTTGTGTGTTTGGTCACTGGGGGCACAGGAGATATTATCTTCTACTGGTTCAGAGGTGCCCGGGGTTTAAGCCtgaaaacaaagacccagcgttCACTGATAGCAACATGTGAGATTCCTGCAGTGAGAGAGAGTGATTCTGACCAGTATTACTGTGCAGCTGACAATGGCTATGGACCCAGCCTCAGTGAGCTAGTGAGCATCACTGTCAGAA TTCCAGTGTCTCGCCCTGTCCTCACCCTCAGGGctcctggggctcagctggtgGTGGGGCACATGGTGGAACTTCACTGTGAAGCCCAGAGAGGCTCTCCGCCGATCCTCTACCAGTTTTATCATGAAAATGTCACCCTTGGGAACAGCTCAGCCTCCTTTGGAGGAGGAGTGTCCTTCAACCTCTCTCTGACTGCAGAAGATTCTGGAAACTACTACTGCGAGGCCAACAATGGCCAGGTGGCCCAGCGCAGTGAGGTGGTACCACTCAACATCAAAG TTCATATGGAAGACAGAAATGAAGTTCTTACTTCAGGAATCATTGAGTTGCTGCTTGGTATCCTTGCTCCCACCACTTTGGCCATATTATTTTGCTGCTGGCTCAAGAGAAAAATAG GCAGATGTACAGCCAAGGATGCAGTCAG GAGCATTCCCAACCCTGTACCCCAAGAATCCAACTATCTCAACTCACAAGCCCCAGAGCAACTACACCCTGACTATGAAAATG tGAATATTGTAAGTGGGGATGAGGTTTATTCTTTGGTGTACTGTGTGCAACAGGAACAGCCATCAGCAGCAG AATCACCCCCGGGGATACATCCTGGGGATAAG GACCCCTCAGCCATATATTCCAGGCTGAAGAAGGCAGATCTTACAGATATGGACTATGACGATGTTATGTAG
- the FCRL1 gene encoding Fc receptor-like protein 1 isoform X1 produces the protein MLLRLLLLICAPLCESIELLLIVSPSPPIEGKTMTLTCKTQPPPQKLDAKLQFRFYRDGRSLGLNWNSLPEFRIPAVRKADSGSYWCEAKITSIKVKLSRRVQIAVHRVPVGNVSLEIQPPGGHLMEGEKLVLVCLVTGGTGDIIFYWFRGARGLSLKTKTQRSLIATCEIPAVRESDSDQYYCAADNGYGPSLSELVSITVRIPVSRPVLTLRAPGAQLVVGHMVELHCEAQRGSPPILYQFYHENVTLGNSSASFGGGVSFNLSLTAEDSGNYYCEANNGQVAQRSEVVPLNIKVHMEDRNEVLTSGIIELLLGILAPTTLAILFCCWLKRKIGRCTAKDAVRSIPNPVPQESNYLNSQAPEQLHPDYENVNIVSGDEVYSLVYCVQQEQPSAAESPPGIHPGDKDPSAIYSRLKKADLTDMDYDDVM, from the exons ATGCTGCTGAGGCTCCTGCTGTTGATCTGTG CTCCACTCTGCGAATCAATTG AACTGTTACTGATAGTCAGCCCCTCTCCGCCCATAGAGGGGAAAACAATGACCCTGACTTGTAAGACCCAGCCCCCTCCACAGAAGTTGGATGCCAAGCTCCAGTTCCGCTTCTACAGAGATGGTCGGTCCCTAGGGCTGAACTGGAATAGCCTCCCAGAATTCCGGATTCCTGCCGTGCGGAAGGCAGACTCAGGGTCCTACTGGTGTGAAGCAAAGATAACATCTATCAAAGTCAAATTGAGCCGAAGAGTCCAGATAGCAGTTCACA GAGTCCCTGTCGGTAACGTGAGCTTGGAGATACAACCTCCAGGTGGACACCTGATGGAGGGAGAGAAGCTGGTTCTTGTGTGTTTGGTCACTGGGGGCACAGGAGATATTATCTTCTACTGGTTCAGAGGTGCCCGGGGTTTAAGCCtgaaaacaaagacccagcgttCACTGATAGCAACATGTGAGATTCCTGCAGTGAGAGAGAGTGATTCTGACCAGTATTACTGTGCAGCTGACAATGGCTATGGACCCAGCCTCAGTGAGCTAGTGAGCATCACTGTCAGAA TTCCAGTGTCTCGCCCTGTCCTCACCCTCAGGGctcctggggctcagctggtgGTGGGGCACATGGTGGAACTTCACTGTGAAGCCCAGAGAGGCTCTCCGCCGATCCTCTACCAGTTTTATCATGAAAATGTCACCCTTGGGAACAGCTCAGCCTCCTTTGGAGGAGGAGTGTCCTTCAACCTCTCTCTGACTGCAGAAGATTCTGGAAACTACTACTGCGAGGCCAACAATGGCCAGGTGGCCCAGCGCAGTGAGGTGGTACCACTCAACATCAAAG TTCATATGGAAGACAGAAATGAAGTTCTTACTTCAGGAATCATTGAGTTGCTGCTTGGTATCCTTGCTCCCACCACTTTGGCCATATTATTTTGCTGCTGGCTCAAGAGAAAAATAG GCAGATGTACAGCCAAGGATGCAGTCAG GAGCATTCCCAACCCTGTACCCCAAGAATCCAACTATCTCAACTCACAAGCCCCAGAGCAACTACACCCTGACTATGAAAATG tGAATATTGTAAGTGGGGATGAGGTTTATTCTTTGGTGTACTGTGTGCAACAGGAACAGCCATCAGCAGCAG AATCACCCCCGGGGATACATCCTGGGGATAAG GACCCCTCAGCCATATATTCCAGGCTGAAGAAGGCAGATCTTACAGATATGGACTATGACGATGTTATGTAG
- the FCRL1 gene encoding Fc receptor-like protein 1 isoform X3, producing the protein MKYIFLKLRASPSSVPTLVTVISIPASQECFQKLDAKLQFRFYRDGRSLGLNWNSLPEFRIPAVRKADSGSYWCEAKITSIKVKLSRRVQIAVHRVPVGNVSLEIQPPGGHLMEGEKLVLVCLVTGGTGDIIFYWFRGARGLSLKTKTQRSLIATCEIPAVRESDSDQYYCAADNGYGPSLSELVSITVRIPVSRPVLTLRAPGAQLVVGHMVELHCEAQRGSPPILYQFYHENVTLGNSSASFGGGVSFNLSLTAEDSGNYYCEANNGQVAQRSEVVPLNIKVHMEDRNEVLTSGIIELLLGILAPTTLAILFCCWLKRKIGRCTAKDAVRSIPNPVPQESNYLNSQAPEQLHPDYENVNIVSGDEVYSLVYCVQQEQPSAAESPPGIHPGDKDPSAIYSRLKKADLTDMDYDDVM; encoded by the exons atgaaatatattttcctaaaacTTCGAGCTTCGCCTTCTTCAGTGCCAACTCTAGTGACAGTCATCAGTATCCCTGCATCCCAAGAGTGTTTTCAG AAGTTGGATGCCAAGCTCCAGTTCCGCTTCTACAGAGATGGTCGGTCCCTAGGGCTGAACTGGAATAGCCTCCCAGAATTCCGGATTCCTGCCGTGCGGAAGGCAGACTCAGGGTCCTACTGGTGTGAAGCAAAGATAACATCTATCAAAGTCAAATTGAGCCGAAGAGTCCAGATAGCAGTTCACA GAGTCCCTGTCGGTAACGTGAGCTTGGAGATACAACCTCCAGGTGGACACCTGATGGAGGGAGAGAAGCTGGTTCTTGTGTGTTTGGTCACTGGGGGCACAGGAGATATTATCTTCTACTGGTTCAGAGGTGCCCGGGGTTTAAGCCtgaaaacaaagacccagcgttCACTGATAGCAACATGTGAGATTCCTGCAGTGAGAGAGAGTGATTCTGACCAGTATTACTGTGCAGCTGACAATGGCTATGGACCCAGCCTCAGTGAGCTAGTGAGCATCACTGTCAGAA TTCCAGTGTCTCGCCCTGTCCTCACCCTCAGGGctcctggggctcagctggtgGTGGGGCACATGGTGGAACTTCACTGTGAAGCCCAGAGAGGCTCTCCGCCGATCCTCTACCAGTTTTATCATGAAAATGTCACCCTTGGGAACAGCTCAGCCTCCTTTGGAGGAGGAGTGTCCTTCAACCTCTCTCTGACTGCAGAAGATTCTGGAAACTACTACTGCGAGGCCAACAATGGCCAGGTGGCCCAGCGCAGTGAGGTGGTACCACTCAACATCAAAG TTCATATGGAAGACAGAAATGAAGTTCTTACTTCAGGAATCATTGAGTTGCTGCTTGGTATCCTTGCTCCCACCACTTTGGCCATATTATTTTGCTGCTGGCTCAAGAGAAAAATAG GCAGATGTACAGCCAAGGATGCAGTCAG GAGCATTCCCAACCCTGTACCCCAAGAATCCAACTATCTCAACTCACAAGCCCCAGAGCAACTACACCCTGACTATGAAAATG tGAATATTGTAAGTGGGGATGAGGTTTATTCTTTGGTGTACTGTGTGCAACAGGAACAGCCATCAGCAGCAG AATCACCCCCGGGGATACATCCTGGGGATAAG GACCCCTCAGCCATATATTCCAGGCTGAAGAAGGCAGATCTTACAGATATGGACTATGACGATGTTATGTAG
- the FCRL1 gene encoding Fc receptor-like protein 1 isoform X4, whose protein sequence is MTLTCKTQPPPQKLDAKLQFRFYRDGRSLGLNWNSLPEFRIPAVRKADSGSYWCEAKITSIKVKLSRRVQIAVHRVPVGNVSLEIQPPGGHLMEGEKLVLVCLVTGGTGDIIFYWFRGARGLSLKTKTQRSLIATCEIPAVRESDSDQYYCAADNGYGPSLSELVSITVRIPVSRPVLTLRAPGAQLVVGHMVELHCEAQRGSPPILYQFYHENVTLGNSSASFGGGVSFNLSLTAEDSGNYYCEANNGQVAQRSEVVPLNIKVHMEDRNEVLTSGIIELLLGILAPTTLAILFCCWLKRKIGRCTAKDAVRSIPNPVPQESNYLNSQAPEQLHPDYENVNIVSGDEVYSLVYCVQQEQPSAAESPPGIHPGDKDPSAIYSRLKKADLTDMDYDDVM, encoded by the exons ATGACCCTGACTTGTAAGACCCAGCCCCCTCCACAGAAGTTGGATGCCAAGCTCCAGTTCCGCTTCTACAGAGATGGTCGGTCCCTAGGGCTGAACTGGAATAGCCTCCCAGAATTCCGGATTCCTGCCGTGCGGAAGGCAGACTCAGGGTCCTACTGGTGTGAAGCAAAGATAACATCTATCAAAGTCAAATTGAGCCGAAGAGTCCAGATAGCAGTTCACA GAGTCCCTGTCGGTAACGTGAGCTTGGAGATACAACCTCCAGGTGGACACCTGATGGAGGGAGAGAAGCTGGTTCTTGTGTGTTTGGTCACTGGGGGCACAGGAGATATTATCTTCTACTGGTTCAGAGGTGCCCGGGGTTTAAGCCtgaaaacaaagacccagcgttCACTGATAGCAACATGTGAGATTCCTGCAGTGAGAGAGAGTGATTCTGACCAGTATTACTGTGCAGCTGACAATGGCTATGGACCCAGCCTCAGTGAGCTAGTGAGCATCACTGTCAGAA TTCCAGTGTCTCGCCCTGTCCTCACCCTCAGGGctcctggggctcagctggtgGTGGGGCACATGGTGGAACTTCACTGTGAAGCCCAGAGAGGCTCTCCGCCGATCCTCTACCAGTTTTATCATGAAAATGTCACCCTTGGGAACAGCTCAGCCTCCTTTGGAGGAGGAGTGTCCTTCAACCTCTCTCTGACTGCAGAAGATTCTGGAAACTACTACTGCGAGGCCAACAATGGCCAGGTGGCCCAGCGCAGTGAGGTGGTACCACTCAACATCAAAG TTCATATGGAAGACAGAAATGAAGTTCTTACTTCAGGAATCATTGAGTTGCTGCTTGGTATCCTTGCTCCCACCACTTTGGCCATATTATTTTGCTGCTGGCTCAAGAGAAAAATAG GCAGATGTACAGCCAAGGATGCAGTCAG GAGCATTCCCAACCCTGTACCCCAAGAATCCAACTATCTCAACTCACAAGCCCCAGAGCAACTACACCCTGACTATGAAAATG tGAATATTGTAAGTGGGGATGAGGTTTATTCTTTGGTGTACTGTGTGCAACAGGAACAGCCATCAGCAGCAG AATCACCCCCGGGGATACATCCTGGGGATAAG GACCCCTCAGCCATATATTCCAGGCTGAAGAAGGCAGATCTTACAGATATGGACTATGACGATGTTATGTAG